One genomic window of Numida meleagris isolate 19003 breed g44 Domestic line chromosome 1, NumMel1.0, whole genome shotgun sequence includes the following:
- the FAM234B gene encoding protein FAM234B — MATVLSRALKLPGKKSPDLGEYDPLTQADSDESEDDLVLNIQKNGGVKNGKSPPEEMQDPDSDVEVGKTKQHTSECAPEGYPAEAAGSLEQKAAPSLMPYLRTAVFLLTVVISMILVLVCAFLIPCPPRDLHNTWNHNLGQGAGGVLSPLELCDVNGDGLPDILIVFTALMNASVMGVSRPSVTVMALSGMNGSTLWSIQLPEETRSVQCKGLSLGSPAEPICLVTGTAKFLSLLSASTGKTIWTLNSIHLSDGILAAPAATLPDVDGDGIRDIVVLALKETQPDVFFILVSGKTGAALGGPVKYNVIGEGKVIGPQVHITSRGAIYILFGFGNVQAVALRDIFTQARNRDSFPMMLHQEEPEWEKRRSVNLSELIDVYSGGVDFLQTIKAPDTNCSNLLITTKEGLILLQGQDLEPRWTLEIQNISSQPVLGYFSADQTLDFMLQAQTGHGKKKVVVVDGKSGLPVWKQELPWQKQQLDALSVMTLDKKSVFLFWADEAQPVLQALQPGPRSEHPGMHHLYLLHPVFPTVLLDLTNATDKVLASAVGINDLQKDAFHITVTTTATSEKQPGFLSVSKLGLKWAMMTQGRMVWLKDSGTPKISRGEVRRFLARLKFVDFPHKL; from the exons GAAAGAAGAGCCCGGATCTTGGAGAGTACGATCCTCTCACTCAGGCTGATAGTGATGAAAGTGAAGATGACCTCGTACtcaacatacagaaaaatggGGGTGTCAAGAATGGGAAGAGCCCCCCTGAGGAGATGCAGGATCCCGACTCCGACGTGGAGGTTGGGAAGACAAAGCAGCACACGTCAGAATGTGCACCCGAGGGTTAtcctgcagaggcagctgggAGCTTGGAGCAGAAGGCCGCTCCCTCCCTCATGCCATACCTGCGCACAGCAGTCTTTTTGCTCACCGTGGTGATCTCGATGATTCTTGTGTTGGTGTGCGCGTTTCTAATTCCCTGTCCCCCTAGGGACTTACATAACACCTGGAACCACAACCTAGGTCAGGGAGCAG GTGGTGTTTTATCCCCACTGGAGCTGTGTGATGTGAACGGCGATGGGCTCCCTGACATCCTCATCGTCTTCACAGCCCTGATGAATGCTAGTGTCATGG GTGTCTCTAGGCCCTCTGTGACTGTGATGGCCCTTTCTGGTATGAATGGAAGCACTCTGTGGTCCATCCAGCTTCCAGAAGAGACTCGGAGCGTGCAGTGCAAAGGGCTGTCACTGGGGTCACCAGCAGAGCCCATCTGCCTTGTGACAGGAACAGCTAAATTCCTCAGCCTTCTCAGTGCCTCCACAG GCAAGACCATCTGGACACTGAACTCCATTCACCTTTCAGATGGGATCCTGGCTGCACCGGCTGCAACTCTTCCAGATGTAGATGGAGATGGGATTAGGGATATTGTTGTTCTGGCCCTCAAAGAGACACAG CCTGATGTGTTTTTCATCTTGGTGTCAGGAAAGACTGGGGCTGCTTTGGGCGGGCCTGTGAAGTACAACGTCATTGGAGAAGGGAAAGTAATTGGCCCTCAAGTCCATATCACCAGCCGGGGAGCCATCTACATCCTGTTTGGTTTTG GTAATGTTCAAGCAGTTGCCCTGAGGGATATCTTTACCCAAGCCAGAAACCGGGACAGCTTTCCTATGATGCTGCATCAGGAGGAGCCGGAGTGGGAAAAGCGCAGATCTGTAAACCTGTCAGAGCTCATTGACGTTTACAG TGGGGGTGTTGACTTCCTGCAGACGATAAAGGCACCTGACACAAACTGCAGCAACCTGCTGATCACCACCAAAGAGGGCTTGATCCTACTGCAGGGACAGGACCTGGAGCCCCGCTGGACCTTGGAAATCCAGAACATCAGCag CCAGCCTGTGCTGGGATACTTCAGTGCTGATCAAACTCTGGACTTCATGCTGCAAGCACAGACCGgacatgggaagaaaaag GTGGTGGTGGTAGATGGCAAATCTGGCCTCCCTGTTTGGAAGCAGGAACTCCCAtggcagaaacagcagcttGATGCACTATCAGTCATGACTTTGGacaagaaatctgtttttctcttctgggcTGATGAAGCACAGCCTGTGCTACAGGCTTTG CAACCTGGTCCCAGATCTGAGCACCCAGGCATGCACCACCTTTATCTCCTCCATCCTGTTTTTCCTACAGTCCTTTTGGACCTCACCAATGCAACAGACAAAGTCCTTGCTTCAGCAG TTGGAATTAATGATCTCCAGAAGGATGCATTTCACATCACTGTGACAACAACTGCAACCTCTGAAAAACAGCCAGGATTTCTCTCAGTCAGCAAGCTGGGCTTGAAGTGGGCCATGATGACGCAGGGTCGAATGGTGTGGCTAAAGGACAGCGGCACTCCCAAAATCAGCCGTGGAGAAGTGAGGCGATTTCTTGCTCGGCTGAAATTTGTTGACTTTCCTCACAAG ctctAG